One window of the Magnolia sinica isolate HGM2019 chromosome 19, MsV1, whole genome shotgun sequence genome contains the following:
- the LOC131234360 gene encoding uncharacterized protein LOC131234360 yields MYHPSRGGVRGGRDQFKWDDVKVDKHRENYLGHSIKAPVGRWQKGKDLHWYARDNKSEIDMEAAKAEIQRIKEEEEQAMREALGLAPKRAGRPQGNRLDKHEFSELVKRGSTAEDLGAGHGEAAQVQGLGFSRTPRSWGESSSVAATLNENISPDGSEGRMSKPTLRISEEASEDESRKKRKREENKNGKHEKREKRRSRDSDEKRKHRRDKEKRRRDSD; encoded by the exons ATGTATCATCCTTCCAGAGGAGGTGTCCGCGGCGGTCGAGatc AGTTTAAGTGGGATGATGTGAAGGTTGATAAGCATCGAGAGAACTATCTTGGGCACAGTATCAAGGCTCCTGTTGGAAGATGGCAGAAAG GTAAGGACCTGCACTGGTACGCGAGGGATAATAAGTCCGAGATAGATATGGAGGCCGCCAAAGCAGAGATACAAAGAATCAAGGAGGAGGAAGAGCAAGCAATGCGTGAGGCCCTTGGCTTAGCTCCCAAGCGTGCTGGTCGACCCCAAGGCAATCGCCTAGACAAGCATGAGTTCTCAGAGCTGGTGAAGAGAGGATCCACTGCAGAAGACCTGGGTGCTGGCCACGGTGAAGCAGCACAAGTTCAGGGCCTTGGCTTTTCCAG AACACCCCGAAGTTGGGGGGAATCGAGCTCTGTTGCGGCTACCTTGAATGAAAACATTTCACCTGATGGGTCAGAAGGAAGAATGTCCAAACCCACACTGAGAATCAGTGAAGAAGCTTCGGAGGATGAAAGCAGGAAGAAGAGAAAGCGGGAAGAGAACAAAAATGGAAAACATGAGAAGCGGGAAAAACGACGTTCTCGTGATTCTGATGAGAAGAGGAAACACAGGCGAGACAAGGAAAAGAGGAGGCGCGATTCTGATTGA